In the genome of Pediococcus claussenii ATCC BAA-344, one region contains:
- a CDS encoding PTS sugar transporter subunit IIA, translating into MIAYVVASHGDFSEGIKNSAFMIFGKQEKVESVIFERGDSPDELANKYQKALDQFDADDQVVFLVDLYGGTPFNIASRIVADNIDRMSLVTGLNLSMLVEAFTVRDQDIKQVVPHLEATAKAGVRHLELQNGSED; encoded by the coding sequence ATGATTGCTTATGTTGTTGCTAGTCACGGTGATTTTTCTGAAGGTATTAAGAACTCAGCTTTTATGATTTTCGGAAAGCAGGAGAAAGTTGAGTCGGTTATTTTTGAACGGGGAGACAGTCCTGATGAGTTGGCCAATAAATACCAAAAGGCATTAGATCAATTTGATGCTGATGACCAAGTGGTTTTTTTAGTTGATTTATATGGTGGAACTCCATTCAACATCGCTAGTCGAATTGTTGCAGACAATATTGATCGGATGTCATTAGTGACCGGACTAAACCTTTCAATGTTAGTAGAAGCTTTTACAGTTCGTGATCAAGATATTAAGCAGGTTGTACCTCACCTAGAAGCAACAGCCAAGGCAGGGGTTCGACATCTTGAATTACAAAATGGTAGTGAGGATTAA
- a CDS encoding PTS system mannose/fructose/N-acetylgalactosamine-transporter subunit IIB, producing the protein MTMDIRLARVDSRLLHGQVATSWAKTIIPDRILVVSDAAADNDLRKTLITQAAPPGVGTNVITVDRMLDIYDDPQFDGLKILLLTETVQDMLKLVNGGVQLKGLGIDIGSLAFSDGMTLITDAIAVGPSEAKSIRDLHNLGLEVFAQKIPNDGKKDVLPMLEKAGF; encoded by the coding sequence ATGACAATGGATATTCGTTTGGCGCGTGTTGATAGTCGTCTTTTACACGGGCAAGTTGCAACTTCATGGGCAAAAACTATTATTCCAGATCGTATTTTGGTAGTGTCTGATGCTGCTGCAGATAATGATTTACGTAAAACATTAATTACGCAAGCGGCACCTCCAGGGGTTGGGACAAATGTTATTACGGTTGATCGTATGTTAGATATTTATGATGATCCTCAGTTTGATGGTCTTAAGATACTACTTTTAACAGAAACAGTGCAAGATATGCTGAAGCTGGTTAATGGTGGCGTACAACTTAAAGGATTAGGTATTGATATTGGGAGCTTAGCATTTTCTGATGGAATGACGTTGATTACTGATGCAATCGCGGTTGGACCAAGTGAGGCAAAGTCTATTCGTGATCTCCATAATTTAGGACTAGAGGTTTTTGCACAGAAAATTCCGAATGATGGCAAGAAAGATGTACTTCCAATGCTAGAGAAGGCGGGATTCTAG
- a CDS encoding bacteriocin immunity protein gives MDEKYDQLFDLIDKAFKNEKIIEDEKMKAVLFNVAKLVQDHEDYERIAADLTRIISKSYIKNHEIEPELVNIFNFVKDDVDETKIDSKKYRDRALAVGLIMTGITFH, from the coding sequence ATGGACGAAAAATATGACCAATTATTTGATTTAATCGATAAAGCTTTTAAAAATGAAAAGATTATTGAAGACGAAAAGATGAAGGCAGTTCTCTTTAACGTAGCTAAATTAGTTCAAGATCATGAGGATTACGAAAGAATTGCAGCAGATTTAACACGAATTATTTCAAAATCTTATATTAAAAATCATGAAATCGAGCCAGAGTTGGTCAATATTTTTAATTTTGTCAAAGATGACGTAGATGAAACTAAGATTGATAGTAAGAAATATCGTGATCGTGCGTTGGCGGTGGGGCTAATTATGACTGGTATTACTTTTCATTAA
- a CDS encoding HlyD family efflux transporter periplasmic adaptor subunit encodes MSRQENFESSEFYHRRYSNPATMIILPIVIVLLCGLLFALFAKKEITAQGVGTVEPATIIADIQAPTGTKIIANKLQEGKKVHQGEVIVKQDDFEGSVNLQALKQKQADLQTQLDTIQSLQQGVSTNSNTIPQQDFYGYHWLLANYLNKVQELNGQLKPNASSQKVTSINEQLTDLQTDQLEQVAKLQDSTAQSIQDIDASIEVAEHKHQESVIKAPASGVLHLNQNVQSEKYIAGGTTVASVVPPINEHTKLELDAWVDVNQIAGVTSGQPVKFNIQGNQYINSSIKGRIKSIASSPEQRGKDMLYEVKVKLNPTKKVKRELRYGMSGKMAIVVGRNTYFNIWKQRILEGR; translated from the coding sequence ATGAGTAGACAGGAAAACTTTGAAAGCTCGGAATTTTATCATCGTAGATACAGCAATCCCGCTACCATGATTATTTTACCAATTGTGATCGTATTATTGTGTGGATTGCTATTCGCGTTGTTTGCCAAAAAGGAAATTACAGCCCAGGGAGTGGGAACCGTTGAGCCCGCCACCATAATCGCTGATATTCAGGCACCAACGGGAACTAAAATTATCGCCAATAAACTGCAAGAAGGTAAAAAAGTCCATCAAGGTGAAGTGATTGTGAAACAGGATGATTTTGAGGGATCGGTTAATTTACAGGCTCTTAAACAAAAACAGGCCGATTTACAAACCCAGTTGGATACCATTCAAAGCTTACAACAGGGAGTTTCAACCAATAGTAATACGATTCCGCAACAAGATTTTTACGGATATCACTGGTTATTAGCTAACTATTTGAATAAAGTGCAAGAGCTAAACGGACAGTTAAAACCGAATGCCAGTAGTCAGAAGGTTACGTCAATAAATGAACAGTTAACTGACTTACAAACAGATCAGCTGGAACAAGTCGCAAAGTTACAAGATAGTACCGCGCAGTCGATACAGGATATTGATGCGAGTATCGAAGTGGCAGAACATAAACATCAGGAAAGTGTAATTAAGGCACCAGCTTCTGGGGTACTGCATTTAAATCAAAATGTGCAAAGTGAAAAATACATTGCCGGTGGCACCACCGTGGCTAGTGTTGTTCCCCCGATTAACGAACATACTAAGTTGGAACTAGATGCCTGGGTGGATGTTAACCAGATTGCTGGTGTTACTTCAGGGCAACCGGTTAAATTTAATATTCAGGGCAACCAGTATATTAACTCTAGTATTAAAGGAAGAATAAAGAGCATTGCAAGTTCACCAGAACAACGTGGCAAAGACATGTTATACGAAGTTAAGGTGAAGTTAAACCCTACTAAGAAAGTAAAGCGCGAACTACGATATGGAATGAGTGGTAAGATGGCGATTGTGGTGGGGAGGAATACTTACTTTAATATTTGGAAGCAACGAATATTGGAGGGAAGATAA
- a CDS encoding LytR/AlgR family response regulator transcription factor: MLEVVWCEDDPQQRLQYEKIVKNYLLMKDVSINFRGTYSNPNELRSAIAGLKIKYPLFFLDIEYSGFEEDGLDLGQSLRKQFPFAEIVFVTTHNELLLATMERSVEPLGFVIKDDGLDVIQKKVGELLTRGYEKYTNVLESGDELFRYKRGNSNKVIPLSDVFYLETISGEHKNILYTKSGMTTFAESISQVEKDNPDLYRCSNSFLVNMKNAILIDTVLRLLKFENGESVNISVRNLKSARILFGETHKERTHE; this comes from the coding sequence ATGTTGGAAGTGGTTTGGTGTGAAGATGATCCGCAACAGCGTCTACAATATGAAAAAATCGTGAAAAATTATTTGTTAATGAAGGATGTATCTATTAATTTTCGAGGTACATATAGTAATCCAAATGAACTTCGTTCAGCTATCGCAGGTTTAAAGATTAAGTATCCATTGTTTTTTTTAGACATTGAATACAGTGGCTTTGAGGAAGATGGTTTGGACTTGGGACAAAGCTTACGAAAACAATTTCCATTTGCTGAAATTGTCTTTGTTACAACCCATAACGAATTATTGCTTGCAACAATGGAACGAAGTGTGGAACCACTCGGATTTGTTATCAAGGACGATGGATTGGATGTAATTCAGAAAAAAGTTGGGGAGCTACTGACTCGGGGATATGAGAAATATACCAACGTTCTTGAAAGTGGGGACGAATTATTTCGGTACAAACGCGGGAATAGTAATAAAGTAATTCCATTATCAGACGTTTTCTACTTAGAAACTATTAGTGGGGAGCATAAAAATATTTTGTACACCAAAAGTGGAATGACAACATTCGCTGAATCGATTTCACAAGTGGAAAAGGATAATCCAGATCTGTATAGGTGCAGTAATAGCTTTTTAGTTAATATGAAAAATGCAATTTTAATTGATACAGTCTTAAGATTACTAAAATTTGAAAATGGTGAAAGTGTCAACATTTCTGTTAGAAATTTAAAAAGCGCAAGGATTCTCTTTGGAGAGACTCATAAGGAAAGAACACATGAATAG
- a CDS encoding sensor histidine kinase produces MNSQILFTTFLPDMILGVSFILITFLLMEDADDELSVNKYLLAIFSVVGGILYFATDFMLNMGDWFLLVIVLISILYLVVIKRSRFIMLFIGVAFFTFLLVISLSALIGMVWYQAYIQFRLSDNAYGIMLYLTTIVAVLLVYFGIQKFVKKNLKGFNQVIDNFNEGYFAFFIVILVGTFLFIYYSFRDKTGPIFLVIVPTVTLLMLVGVLLSIFVLVKANRRMLAEQELGKNRESIRAFDEELEKQIVSTRKFRHDFKNIMLSLDGYVHEKDWSGLQKYVDDVNKSSESFINVNEEVSALNYIKNVGIKNLILQKYIYAKQNKIKFSIEIKEELPLLDKYGIDLIRILGILIDNAIEEAELSEQRKVILAYISFNDHNELIIANSIQNVENISISNLIKDGFTTKGNGHGNGLNTVSVLVDKSELLDFEIQIINQMFYANIILEK; encoded by the coding sequence ATGAATAGTCAAATTCTTTTTACAACTTTTTTGCCCGATATGATTTTGGGTGTCTCATTTATCTTAATAACCTTTTTACTAATGGAAGATGCTGATGATGAATTGAGTGTTAACAAGTATTTATTAGCAATTTTTTCAGTTGTTGGTGGAATACTCTATTTTGCTACGGATTTTATGTTGAATATGGGAGACTGGTTTTTACTAGTTATTGTTTTGATTTCAATACTATATTTAGTAGTAATTAAGCGAAGTCGTTTCATAATGTTGTTTATTGGAGTCGCTTTTTTTACTTTTTTACTCGTTATATCCTTATCAGCACTGATTGGAATGGTGTGGTATCAAGCATATATACAATTTAGATTAAGTGATAATGCCTATGGAATAATGTTGTATCTAACCACTATAGTCGCTGTACTATTAGTATACTTTGGAATACAAAAATTCGTCAAAAAGAATCTAAAGGGATTTAATCAGGTAATCGATAATTTTAATGAGGGATATTTTGCATTTTTTATAGTGATTTTGGTTGGAACATTCCTTTTTATTTATTATTCGTTTAGAGATAAAACAGGGCCCATTTTCTTAGTAATAGTGCCAACTGTAACATTGTTAATGTTAGTTGGTGTGTTACTTTCCATTTTTGTTTTAGTTAAAGCCAATAGGCGAATGCTAGCAGAACAGGAATTGGGCAAAAATCGAGAATCGATTCGGGCATTTGATGAAGAACTTGAAAAACAGATTGTAAGTACCAGAAAGTTTAGGCATGATTTTAAAAATATTATGTTGAGTTTGGACGGTTATGTTCACGAAAAAGATTGGAGTGGTCTTCAAAAATACGTTGATGATGTTAATAAGAGTAGTGAAAGTTTTATCAACGTAAATGAAGAAGTTAGTGCTTTAAATTATATAAAAAACGTTGGAATTAAAAATCTTATTTTGCAGAAATACATATATGCAAAGCAAAATAAGATTAAGTTCAGTATTGAAATCAAAGAAGAACTACCATTACTTGATAAATATGGTATAGATTTAATTAGAATACTTGGTATTTTAATTGATAATGCAATTGAAGAAGCTGAACTATCAGAACAACGAAAAGTTATACTAGCGTATATTTCATTTAATGATCACAATGAATTGATTATTGCAAATAGTATTCAAAATGTTGAAAACATTTCTATCTCCAATTTGATAAAAGACGGTTTCACAACCAAAGGAAATGGACATGGAAACGGACTGAATACGGTTTCCGTGCTAGTTGATAAAAGTGAACTTTTGGATTTTGAAATACAAATTATAAATCAAATGTTTTATGCAAATATTATTCTAGAAAAGTGA
- a CDS encoding bacteriocin: protein MKNKFKKLNEKELSKVNGGKSRFSFLLGSISFYRPRKRRR, encoded by the coding sequence ATGAAAAATAAGTTTAAAAAACTTAATGAAAAAGAACTAAGTAAGGTCAATGGTGGGAAGTCACGATTTTCATTCTTACTGGGTAGTATTTCATTCTATCGCCCAAGAAAACGCAGAAGATAA
- a CDS encoding CPBP family intramembrane glutamic endopeptidase, with protein MNSSFFKTHQKLMYWLLIVQLLTFELIVAGTTTYELLKGTTIRFENIIGLIVASVLVAMIILVRHYENKWLRSSNKLVKFFMEIYYIVMTLVLMFSILPTENIFVMGALHKWLHLNVTAVFVLLFIYGIFMYIPTIAVITKNIKWVVSRVLMMALVLFQLVGMYSFYSSMDMGNKTLSMLENTGIVGAVAFAVMISVLMIEWGFRLPKFSFSKNSSWSTNLFLLLFAAWYVIYNAFAYSEKLSTTLFKYDFSVKSPTWHMAFQGLEAGIAEEWLWRFAVGLLLLFAFKNSKHSFLRRYFIEWSVGIGGLLFGLWHFDNMFAGQNVLGTVDQMLSAAAAGWLFMVIYFYTNNLLSTIVFHFLIDALSFIASGTTFMDKPNLFEWETTVIQIIVFGLITVFMLTGKRRKVIKENVSGMLERS; from the coding sequence TTGAATTCTTCTTTTTTTAAGACACATCAGAAACTGATGTATTGGTTGTTGATAGTACAGTTGTTAACGTTTGAGCTTATCGTTGCTGGTACGACAACATATGAATTATTAAAGGGTACTACTATAAGATTTGAAAATATTATTGGACTAATTGTGGCATCGGTCCTAGTAGCGATGATTATATTAGTACGTCATTATGAGAATAAGTGGTTACGATCTAGTAATAAACTAGTAAAGTTTTTCATGGAAATTTACTATATTGTAATGACCCTTGTTCTCATGTTTTCAATATTACCGACGGAAAATATATTTGTTATGGGCGCCCTGCACAAATGGTTACATTTGAATGTAACTGCAGTTTTTGTCTTACTGTTTATTTACGGAATTTTTATGTATATCCCAACCATTGCTGTAATTACAAAGAACATAAAATGGGTTGTTAGTAGAGTATTAATGATGGCATTAGTTCTATTTCAGTTGGTGGGAATGTATAGTTTTTACAGTAGTATGGACATGGGAAATAAGACACTTTCAATGCTGGAAAATACAGGAATAGTCGGAGCCGTTGCATTTGCTGTGATGATTAGTGTTTTAATGATTGAATGGGGATTTCGATTACCTAAATTTAGCTTTAGTAAAAATTCTAGTTGGTCAACCAACTTATTTTTACTTCTGTTTGCGGCTTGGTACGTTATTTATAATGCTTTTGCATATAGTGAAAAACTTAGTACAACTTTGTTTAAATATGACTTTAGTGTTAAGAGTCCAACTTGGCACATGGCGTTTCAAGGCTTAGAGGCGGGAATAGCCGAAGAGTGGCTTTGGCGGTTTGCTGTAGGATTATTACTACTATTCGCGTTTAAAAATAGTAAACATTCTTTCTTGAGAAGATACTTTATTGAATGGAGCGTCGGAATTGGCGGACTTCTGTTTGGTCTTTGGCATTTCGATAATATGTTTGCAGGACAAAACGTTTTGGGAACTGTTGATCAAATGTTAAGTGCCGCTGCTGCTGGCTGGTTGTTCATGGTCATATACTTCTATACAAATAATTTACTATCAACAATTGTGTTTCATTTTCTAATTGATGCTCTGTCTTTCATCGCTTCTGGTACAACATTTATGGATAAACCGAACCTTTTTGAATGGGAAACAACGGTTATTCAAATTATCGTTTTTGGGTTAATCACTGTATTTATGTTGACGGGCAAACGGCGAAAAGTAATCAAAGAAAATGTTTCAGGAATGCTAGAACGAAGTTAA
- a CDS encoding beta-ketoacyl-ACP synthase III produces MNLKITATAHYVPDRIVNNDELAQIMDTNDEWIQSHTGIQTRHYAMNEENTSDLATQVGQQLLKRSGLEPDDIDLIILSTITPDSLTPATAAIVQDKLGIKNAFAFDISTACAGFIFGMSTAEKFMRSGRYQHAMVISAEVNSKMMDFKDRTSAVFFGDGAGGTIISVDNTADNDFYIDEELATLAEKNQVIHSGRIPAMQEVSANSYPTLDAFHQDGRDVFQFATEVVPLQMEMVLERNQLVEKIDYVICHQANLRIIEKIAKTLNLPMSKFITNVQTYGNTSSAGIAMALDQLQQNHPEVKTILMCGFGGGLSYGSMLIRL; encoded by the coding sequence ATGAATTTAAAGATAACGGCAACGGCGCACTATGTTCCGGATCGTATTGTGAATAATGATGAATTAGCCCAGATTATGGATACTAATGATGAGTGGATTCAGAGCCACACTGGGATACAAACTCGCCACTACGCAATGAATGAGGAAAATACTTCAGATCTTGCAACCCAAGTTGGACAACAGCTTCTTAAACGAAGCGGTTTAGAACCTGATGATATTGATTTAATAATTTTATCAACAATCACACCTGATTCGCTAACACCAGCTACAGCAGCAATTGTGCAGGATAAGCTTGGGATAAAAAATGCCTTTGCTTTTGATATTTCAACGGCATGTGCAGGCTTTATTTTTGGGATGAGCACAGCAGAAAAATTTATGCGTTCAGGTAGGTACCAACACGCTATGGTGATAAGTGCCGAAGTAAATTCTAAAATGATGGATTTTAAAGATCGCACTTCAGCAGTCTTTTTCGGCGATGGGGCTGGAGGTACCATTATTTCAGTTGATAACACTGCAGATAATGATTTTTATATTGATGAAGAGCTGGCAACTTTGGCAGAAAAAAATCAAGTGATTCACAGTGGACGGATACCGGCTATGCAGGAGGTAAGTGCCAATAGTTATCCAACGTTAGACGCTTTTCATCAAGATGGGCGGGATGTATTTCAGTTTGCAACGGAAGTCGTTCCATTACAAATGGAGATGGTATTAGAACGTAACCAACTAGTAGAGAAGATCGACTATGTGATTTGCCATCAGGCTAATTTACGTATTATTGAAAAAATTGCAAAAACACTTAATTTACCAATGAGTAAGTTTATTACTAATGTTCAAACGTATGGAAACACTTCATCTGCAGGCATTGCAATGGCACTTGATCAACTACAGCAAAATCATCCTGAAGTTAAAACGATTTTAATGTGTGGATTTGGTGGGGGATTAAGTTACGGTAGTATGTTAATAAGATTGTAG
- a CDS encoding acetyl-CoA carboxylase biotin carboxyl carrier protein produces the protein MDIEDVFKVIDRLKEYPYDDIDIETKELKLHLKKHSTNERRQPKLKETEVNTTVNSPMVGIIHLNDEIRVGTQVEEGIPIAQIESMKLFNDIKAPIKGKIIEILVSNDEGVEFEQPILTISGD, from the coding sequence ATGGATATTGAAGATGTTTTCAAAGTTATTGATCGGCTAAAAGAATATCCGTATGATGACATTGATATTGAAACAAAAGAGTTGAAGCTACACCTCAAAAAGCACTCCACGAACGAAAGAAGACAACCAAAACTAAAAGAAACCGAAGTGAATACAACGGTCAATAGCCCAATGGTAGGAATTATTCATTTAAATGACGAAATAAGAGTTGGGACACAGGTTGAAGAGGGTATACCAATAGCTCAAATAGAAAGCATGAAACTTTTCAATGATATAAAGGCACCGATAAAAGGTAAAATCATTGAGATTTTGGTGTCTAATGACGAAGGTGTAGAATTTGAACAACCAATATTGACAATTAGTGGGGATTAA
- a CDS encoding acetyl/propionyl/methylcrotonyl-CoA carboxylase subunit alpha: MFQKVLIANRGEVARRIIRACRQLSIQTVAVFSTADRDALFVKEADEAVQIGPVPVAESYLNREAILMAGVIKDCDAVHPGYGFLSEDALFAEMVEESGMTWIGPQPAMIERFADKNKSRQWAIGRNVPVIPGTSVITSLNELHDEVKKIGFPVLIKSSLGGGGKGIRKAQNQYELEQEFNTVQQEATASFGESPIYLEKELANPQHIEVQVIGNNAGIQILGDRNCSIQIHRQKVVEESPALLPAKQRRELYRLVHLLLDNSGYQNLATVEFLYSQKQFYFLEMNTRLQVEHGVTELTTQVDIVQDQIKIASGEAIEFCLNEVQNHAIEVRINALTPGNLEILCFPTGVRIDTGVQEGDRLLSFYDPLIAKMLVTGETREDAVFNLERALSKVEIRGVATNIDQIQQLLNSKVFQSGSYDIHTFQEIIEEEQK; the protein is encoded by the coding sequence ATGTTTCAAAAAGTTTTAATTGCAAATCGTGGAGAAGTAGCAAGAAGAATAATAAGGGCATGTCGGCAACTATCTATTCAGACGGTCGCCGTTTTTTCAACTGCTGATCGTGATGCCTTATTTGTTAAAGAGGCAGATGAAGCGGTTCAAATCGGTCCAGTACCAGTGGCAGAATCGTATCTTAATCGGGAGGCTATTTTAATGGCCGGAGTAATTAAAGATTGTGATGCTGTTCATCCAGGGTATGGTTTTTTATCAGAGGATGCTCTTTTCGCGGAAATGGTTGAGGAAAGTGGAATGACTTGGATAGGCCCTCAACCTGCAATGATTGAAAGATTTGCTGACAAAAATAAATCCCGACAGTGGGCAATCGGTCGTAATGTTCCTGTGATTCCCGGCACGTCAGTAATTACTAGCTTAAATGAACTTCATGATGAAGTTAAAAAGATTGGATTTCCGGTGCTAATTAAGTCAAGTCTTGGTGGTGGAGGAAAGGGAATTAGGAAAGCTCAGAATCAATATGAATTAGAGCAGGAGTTCAATACTGTCCAACAGGAGGCCACAGCTTCATTTGGAGAATCTCCGATCTATTTAGAAAAAGAATTGGCTAATCCACAGCATATTGAAGTACAAGTGATTGGAAATAATGCAGGAATACAAATTCTTGGAGATCGAAATTGTAGTATACAGATACATAGGCAAAAGGTAGTTGAAGAGAGCCCTGCACTATTGCCTGCAAAACAGCGAAGAGAATTATATAGACTGGTTCATCTTTTATTAGATAACAGTGGATACCAAAATTTGGCAACGGTTGAATTTTTGTATAGCCAGAAACAATTTTATTTTCTGGAGATGAACACAAGATTGCAAGTTGAGCATGGTGTAACAGAATTAACCACACAAGTTGATATTGTTCAAGATCAGATTAAAATAGCCTCAGGAGAAGCAATTGAATTTTGTTTAAATGAAGTTCAGAATCACGCGATTGAAGTTAGAATTAATGCTTTAACACCGGGGAACCTAGAGATTTTATGTTTTCCGACGGGTGTCAGAATCGATACTGGTGTTCAAGAAGGGGATCGGCTTTTATCATTTTACGATCCTTTAATCGCCAAAATGCTGGTGACAGGGGAAACGCGGGAGGATGCTGTTTTTAATTTAGAACGTGCCTTGAGTAAAGTTGAAATTAGAGGAGTTGCCACTAATATCGACCAAATTCAGCAACTTTTAAATTCAAAGGTATTCCAAAGTGGTTCATATGATATTCATACATTTCAGGAGATAATAGAGGAGGAACAGAAATGA
- a CDS encoding acetyl-CoA carboxylase carboxyltransferase subunit beta encodes MSEQLAQKWSKCPNCGKHVHVKQWGTFRRCPFCRMPQRLLVSERLDITFDKGSFEALNFELNPVNKLDFPHYTEKIRRAQDKTGIKDAIVGGKAQIKGIDVAVGIMDNQFMVGTLNTEVGRAIRSIMEYAHDQHLPLILFTASGGARMQEGIFSLLQMNTILHTQKLLRDAGNLTINVLTDPTMGGVSASFAFGSDYVFAEDHAQIGFSGKRVIEQATGEQLPDKFQTAEFLLQHGQLDDVVQREQLRDVLYRMLILHGYGDNFEK; translated from the coding sequence ATGAGTGAACAGTTAGCACAGAAATGGTCTAAATGCCCAAATTGTGGAAAACATGTTCATGTTAAGCAATGGGGCACTTTTCGCCGTTGCCCTTTCTGTCGCATGCCACAAAGGTTGTTGGTTAGTGAACGCTTGGATATTACTTTTGATAAGGGTAGTTTTGAAGCATTGAACTTTGAATTAAATCCAGTAAATAAGTTGGATTTCCCACATTATACCGAAAAGATAAGAAGAGCACAGGATAAAACAGGAATAAAAGATGCAATTGTCGGTGGAAAAGCTCAAATTAAGGGAATTGATGTTGCAGTTGGTATCATGGATAATCAGTTTATGGTAGGGACTTTAAATACAGAAGTAGGAAGAGCAATTCGTAGCATTATGGAATACGCACATGATCAACATTTACCGCTCATTTTATTTACTGCTTCTGGTGGGGCACGAATGCAAGAGGGAATTTTTTCATTGCTTCAGATGAATACCATCTTGCACACTCAGAAGTTATTAAGAGATGCGGGTAATTTAACAATTAATGTTTTGACAGATCCTACAATGGGAGGTGTATCCGCTAGCTTTGCGTTTGGGAGTGATTATGTTTTTGCCGAGGACCATGCACAAATCGGTTTTTCTGGGAAACGAGTAATTGAACAAGCTACCGGAGAACAGTTACCCGATAAATTTCAAACTGCTGAGTTTTTGTTACAACATGGACAACTTGATGATGTGGTTCAAAGAGAGCAATTGCGTGATGTCTTATATCGTATGTTAATTTTGCATGGGTATGGTGATAATTTTGAAAAATGA
- the accA gene encoding carboxyltransferase subunit alpha: MIILKNDLATKIKLVRSSDRVTAQRLIKSMFNDVIELHGDHINGDDHALFSGIGRLGKIPVTLFAVDRGQTVTERQDKNGGAVRASGYRKAIHGLKLAERFNRPVISFLNMPGADASVDSENEGQSKMIADMIAAMGAATVPNLVIIVGEGHSGGALAFANANRIIMLENALFSVAAPEAMAAILRNNDLKEVVPMTASKLLDIKLVDQVINEDQNLVKNLRVAIVEWLDDFSSVSEAKLVDQRYQKFIDVLNFWNEM; this comes from the coding sequence GTGATAATTTTGAAAAATGATTTAGCAACTAAGATTAAGTTAGTGCGTTCATCTGACCGAGTGACTGCACAAAGACTGATTAAAAGTATGTTTAATGATGTAATTGAGTTACACGGTGACCATATTAACGGAGACGATCACGCATTATTTTCTGGAATTGGACGCTTGGGCAAAATACCAGTAACGTTGTTTGCTGTTGATCGTGGACAGACGGTTACTGAGCGACAGGATAAAAATGGTGGAGCAGTTCGAGCAAGTGGATATCGAAAAGCTATCCATGGTTTAAAGTTAGCTGAACGATTTAATCGACCGGTTATTAGTTTTCTGAATATGCCCGGTGCAGACGCCAGCGTTGATTCGGAAAATGAAGGGCAAAGTAAAATGATTGCTGACATGATTGCGGCAATGGGAGCTGCTACCGTTCCTAATTTAGTGATTATTGTTGGGGAAGGACATAGTGGGGGTGCACTTGCTTTTGCTAATGCTAATCGAATAATTATGCTGGAGAATGCATTATTTTCTGTAGCGGCTCCGGAAGCAATGGCAGCAATTTTAAGAAATAATGATTTAAAAGAGGTTGTGCCAATGACCGCGTCAAAGCTATTAGATATTAAACTGGTAGATCAAGTTATTAATGAAGACCAGAATTTAGTGAAGAATTTGCGAGTTGCTATTGTGGAGTGGCTTGATGATTTTAGTTCGGTAAGCGAGGCAAAACTAGTTGATCAACGATACCAAAAGTTTATTGATGTATTGAATTTCTGGAATGAAATGTAA